The following proteins come from a genomic window of Trinickia caryophylli:
- a CDS encoding trifunctional serine/threonine-protein kinase/ATP-binding protein/sensor histidine kinase, with product MYGSLTVAWDDGEYAYCHTRLTRGAGAPAAVLAVVPARERAPGASAERLSHEYGLRDELDGEWALRPLALLHEEGRPVLIIEDPGAQPLEHMLDRPMDVLRFCRLASAMADALGRVHERGLVHKDVKPSHIVVDETSASVRFTGFGIATCLPRQRQLPEPPELIAGSLPYMAPEQTGRMNRSIDARSDLYSLGVTFYRMLTGVLPFSASEPMAWIHCHIAGRPVPPSVLVPGVPVQVSRIVMRLLAKAAEERYQTAAGLAHDLRRCEAEWRSSGRVDAFALGDGDVCNRLLIPEKLYGREREIAALLAVLGRVAGSGEPELVLVAGPAGIGKSSVVHELHKELLPLNGLFASGKFDQYKRDIPYSTLAEALRSLVRRLLGKAEVELANWRRAIEEALGPNGRLMIDLVPELEVIVGAQPEVPTLAPQLAQTRFQLVLRRFMGVFARPEHPLVLFLDDLQWLDVATLELLDDLLARPDLRYLMLVGAYRDNDVGPQHPLARRIEAMRRAGARINEIEIGPLPGDQVAQLTADALRTTPERVEPLAQTVRAKTDGNPFFIIQFLRELSDKALLGVDRSTGGWRWHIERIRAARHTDNVVELMAARLASLAPETREALQTLACLGDGATAAMLSAVHGTSEQVLDAHLRDAVRLELVECAAGFYRFGHDRIQEAAYSLIACEARPRAHLAIGRLLLSNTPEARREECVFDLVSQLNRAVALITQQPEREALAELNLMAGKRAKASTAYAAALGYLTIGAALLGGDAWQRQHRLSYALELERAECELLTGELEAASARLVALSARAIGTVEQAAVACLRMDVCTAQGRSDIAIEVALDYLRGVGIHWPANPTDDEVRAEYQEIGRSLGGRSIEALVASPVMTNPEALSTVEVLVKAQTPAIFTDINLASISICKAVNLSLAHGNCDASCFAYVMLARIAGPRFGDFEAGFRFGQLGYDLVEQRGLGRFAASTYLVFVIVVARWMKHVRESGPLLSRAFDTANRAGDLLYASYACNNLNSQLLFAGTPLHEAQDEIERGLAFAQAARFGLVVDIISTQRAFVRSLRGGSPAFGRLDDELVGEPRLEQRLSESRSLAIAECWYWIRKLQARYLAGRYADAVDAACRAQALLWTSTLFLEEAEFHFYAALALAAYSDTVAPARRRELVESIAVHHRQLATWARYCPDNFEGRAALVGAEIARIEGRAFEAQSLYEQAIRSSEDNGFVHNEALASELAAAFFAARDVKIASQAYLRHAHQCYLKWGAGAKASLLEATHACLRTGEGAPASARPSVNTVEQLDLATVIKLSQAVAGEMDLHKLIDVLMRTAVEQAGANRGLLVLSQGPAQRIQARATSIGAGVAIRLVDEPVGPAMLSETILRYVLRTRERVVVGDAARDSSFSSDPYIENHSVRSVLCVPLIVRARLIGALYLENDLAADVFSPAAIAVLEVLASQAAATLENARLYRGVVESEAKIRRLVDSNIVGIFIYSEEGRILEANEALLRMLGYDRRDLAAGRIWWRDLTPPEWLERDVRIWEPMLRDTGKVPPFEKEYFRKDGSRVPILIGVANFDEAGSEGVAFVLDLTEQKQAEAEARENELRYREVQTALAHVNRVTTMGQLAAAIGHEVKQPIATAVTHAEAGLRFLSAQPPKLAEASQAFSRIIDGAMRAGEVVDRIRRLVRNAPPSKEPVLLNEAIEEVIAMTRTQAQRGGVSVSVRLAADLPRVRGDRVQLQQAVLNLIVNAIEAMGSMEDGQRALVVSTKKDASGAAVVTVSDSGPGIEAAERDRLFEPFFTTKATGMGMGLAICQTIVDAHAGWLRAAANTPRGAIFEFGVPGEAGAGH from the coding sequence CCCCGTACTGATCATCGAGGACCCGGGCGCGCAGCCGCTCGAGCACATGCTGGACCGTCCGATGGACGTCCTGCGGTTCTGTCGTCTGGCCTCGGCCATGGCCGACGCACTCGGCCGCGTTCACGAGCGCGGCCTCGTGCACAAGGACGTCAAGCCCTCGCACATCGTCGTGGACGAGACGAGCGCATCCGTGCGGTTCACCGGGTTCGGCATCGCCACTTGCCTGCCGCGGCAGCGTCAACTGCCCGAGCCGCCGGAGCTCATTGCAGGCAGTCTCCCCTACATGGCGCCCGAGCAGACCGGCCGCATGAATCGCTCGATCGATGCACGCTCCGATCTGTACTCGCTGGGCGTCACGTTCTATCGGATGCTCACCGGCGTGCTGCCGTTCAGCGCCTCCGAGCCGATGGCGTGGATTCACTGCCATATCGCCGGACGTCCGGTTCCACCCTCCGTGCTGGTCCCGGGCGTACCGGTTCAAGTGTCGCGGATCGTCATGAGGCTCTTGGCCAAGGCGGCCGAGGAGCGCTATCAGACGGCGGCCGGGCTTGCGCACGACCTTCGCCGCTGCGAGGCCGAGTGGCGGTCGTCCGGGCGGGTCGATGCGTTTGCGCTCGGAGACGGAGATGTCTGCAACCGGCTGCTGATTCCCGAGAAGCTTTACGGCCGCGAGCGCGAGATCGCCGCGCTGCTCGCCGTGCTCGGCCGTGTCGCCGGAAGCGGTGAGCCGGAACTCGTGCTGGTGGCGGGGCCGGCCGGGATCGGCAAATCGTCGGTCGTTCACGAATTGCACAAGGAGCTGCTGCCGCTGAATGGCCTTTTCGCTTCGGGCAAGTTCGACCAGTACAAGCGCGACATTCCCTATTCGACGCTCGCCGAGGCGTTGCGGTCCCTGGTGCGGCGGCTGCTCGGCAAGGCCGAAGTCGAGCTTGCGAACTGGCGCCGCGCTATCGAGGAGGCGCTCGGTCCCAACGGCCGCCTGATGATCGATCTCGTTCCGGAGCTCGAGGTTATCGTCGGCGCGCAGCCAGAAGTGCCGACACTCGCGCCGCAATTGGCGCAAACCCGGTTTCAACTGGTGCTGCGGCGTTTCATGGGCGTGTTCGCGCGGCCGGAGCATCCGCTGGTCTTGTTCCTGGACGACTTGCAGTGGCTTGACGTGGCAACCCTCGAATTGCTCGACGATCTGCTCGCCCGCCCGGACTTGCGCTACCTGATGCTGGTCGGTGCCTACCGCGACAACGACGTCGGTCCGCAGCACCCGCTCGCGCGCAGGATCGAGGCCATGCGGCGGGCCGGAGCGAGGATCAACGAGATCGAAATCGGGCCGCTCCCAGGCGATCAAGTCGCGCAGTTGACGGCGGACGCCCTGCGCACGACACCCGAGCGCGTCGAGCCGCTTGCGCAGACGGTGCGGGCAAAGACCGACGGCAATCCGTTTTTCATCATCCAGTTTTTGCGTGAGCTGTCAGACAAGGCGCTGTTGGGCGTCGATCGATCCACGGGCGGCTGGCGCTGGCATATCGAGCGTATTCGGGCGGCGCGGCATACCGATAACGTCGTCGAGCTCATGGCGGCCCGGCTCGCGAGCCTCGCGCCCGAAACCCGGGAGGCGCTGCAAACGCTTGCCTGTCTTGGCGATGGGGCGACGGCCGCAATGCTGTCGGCGGTCCACGGGACGTCCGAGCAAGTGCTGGATGCCCACCTGCGGGACGCCGTGCGGCTCGAACTGGTCGAGTGCGCGGCGGGTTTCTACCGGTTCGGACATGACCGCATTCAAGAGGCCGCCTATTCGCTGATCGCGTGCGAGGCACGACCTCGGGCGCACCTTGCAATCGGGCGTCTGCTTCTCTCGAACACGCCGGAAGCGAGGCGCGAGGAGTGCGTGTTCGACCTCGTCAGCCAGCTCAACCGTGCGGTTGCGCTCATCACGCAGCAACCAGAGCGCGAGGCGCTGGCCGAACTGAATCTGATGGCGGGCAAGCGTGCCAAGGCTTCGACGGCTTACGCAGCCGCGCTCGGTTACCTGACGATCGGTGCGGCGCTGCTCGGCGGCGACGCGTGGCAACGGCAGCATCGGTTGTCGTACGCGCTGGAACTCGAGCGGGCCGAATGCGAATTGTTGACCGGCGAACTGGAGGCCGCGAGCGCTCGGCTCGTTGCACTATCGGCGCGTGCGATCGGCACCGTCGAGCAGGCTGCTGTGGCCTGTTTGCGCATGGATGTTTGCACGGCGCAGGGCCGCAGCGACATCGCCATCGAAGTGGCGCTCGACTACCTGCGGGGCGTGGGCATCCACTGGCCCGCGAATCCAACCGACGACGAAGTCCGTGCCGAATATCAGGAAATCGGCCGTTCGCTCGGGGGGCGCTCGATCGAAGCGCTCGTCGCGTCGCCAGTCATGACGAACCCGGAGGCGCTCTCGACCGTGGAGGTCCTCGTCAAGGCGCAGACGCCGGCAATATTCACCGATATCAATCTCGCGTCGATATCGATCTGCAAGGCGGTCAACCTGAGTCTCGCGCACGGCAATTGCGACGCTTCGTGTTTCGCCTACGTGATGCTCGCGCGCATCGCGGGCCCGCGCTTCGGCGATTTCGAGGCGGGTTTCCGTTTCGGGCAACTCGGCTACGATCTCGTCGAGCAGCGCGGGCTGGGGCGCTTCGCGGCGAGCACGTACCTCGTTTTCGTCATCGTCGTGGCGCGCTGGATGAAGCATGTGCGCGAAAGCGGCCCCTTGCTGTCCCGCGCGTTCGATACGGCCAATCGGGCCGGCGACCTGCTCTACGCGTCATATGCCTGCAACAACCTCAACTCGCAATTGCTCTTTGCGGGTACGCCGCTGCATGAAGCTCAAGACGAAATCGAGCGCGGCCTCGCGTTTGCGCAAGCGGCGCGTTTCGGTCTCGTCGTCGACATCATTTCCACACAACGCGCCTTCGTTCGCTCGCTGCGCGGCGGCTCGCCCGCTTTCGGCCGTCTCGACGACGAGCTCGTGGGCGAACCCCGGTTGGAGCAGCGCCTGTCCGAAAGCCGCTCGCTCGCCATCGCCGAGTGCTGGTACTGGATTCGAAAGCTGCAAGCCCGGTACCTGGCCGGTCGCTATGCGGACGCCGTCGATGCCGCGTGCCGAGCGCAAGCGTTGCTGTGGACATCGACGCTCTTTCTCGAGGAAGCGGAGTTTCACTTCTATGCGGCCCTGGCGCTTGCCGCGTACAGCGATACGGTTGCGCCGGCGCGCCGGCGGGAACTCGTCGAATCGATCGCCGTTCATCATCGGCAACTGGCCACCTGGGCGCGGTATTGTCCGGACAATTTCGAGGGCCGCGCGGCGCTCGTAGGCGCGGAGATCGCGCGTATCGAGGGGCGTGCGTTCGAGGCGCAGTCGCTTTACGAACAGGCTATTCGCTCGTCGGAAGACAATGGTTTCGTTCACAACGAGGCGCTTGCCAGCGAGCTTGCGGCGGCGTTCTTCGCCGCGCGCGACGTCAAGATCGCTTCGCAGGCGTATCTGCGCCACGCGCATCAGTGCTATCTGAAATGGGGGGCCGGCGCCAAAGCCTCGTTGCTCGAGGCCACGCATGCGTGCCTGCGGACCGGCGAAGGCGCGCCGGCTTCCGCTCGACCCTCCGTCAACACGGTCGAACAGTTGGACCTTGCCACGGTAATCAAGCTGTCGCAGGCCGTTGCCGGCGAAATGGATCTGCACAAGCTGATCGACGTGCTCATGCGCACCGCCGTCGAGCAGGCGGGGGCGAATCGCGGTTTGCTCGTGCTTTCTCAGGGCCCAGCGCAGCGGATCCAGGCGAGGGCGACGAGCATCGGCGCAGGCGTGGCGATACGGCTTGTTGACGAGCCTGTCGGCCCTGCCATGCTGTCGGAGACGATTCTTCGCTATGTCCTGCGCACGAGGGAGCGCGTCGTGGTGGGCGATGCCGCGCGCGATTCCTCCTTCTCCTCCGATCCGTATATCGAAAACCACAGCGTGCGCTCGGTTCTCTGCGTACCCTTGATCGTACGGGCGAGGCTGATCGGTGCGCTCTACCTGGAGAACGATCTGGCCGCCGACGTATTTTCGCCTGCCGCGATTGCCGTGCTGGAGGTGTTGGCGTCGCAGGCCGCCGCCACGCTGGAAAACGCCCGCCTGTATCGGGGCGTGGTGGAAAGCGAAGCCAAGATCCGCCGGCTGGTGGATTCGAACATCGTCGGCATTTTCATCTATTCGGAGGAAGGCAGGATTCTGGAGGCCAACGAGGCCCTGTTGCGCATGCTCGGGTACGATCGACGGGATCTGGCCGCCGGCCGTATCTGGTGGCGGGATTTGACGCCGCCGGAATGGCTCGAGCGGGACGTGCGGATCTGGGAGCCGATGCTGCGCGACACGGGCAAGGTACCGCCCTTCGAAAAGGAGTACTTCCGCAAGGACGGCAGCCGGGTGCCGATCCTGATCGGCGTGGCCAACTTCGACGAAGCAGGCTCGGAGGGGGTGGCCTTCGTGCTGGATCTGACGGAACAAAAGCAGGCTGAAGCGGAAGCGCGCGAGAACGAACTACGCTATCGCGAAGTGCAGACGGCACTGGCGCACGTCAATCGCGTCACGACCATGGGTCAATTGGCGGCGGCGATCGGTCACGAGGTGAAGCAGCCGATTGCCACGGCCGTCACGCATGCCGAAGCGGGGCTGCGGTTTCTGAGCGCTCAGCCGCCGAAGCTCGCGGAGGCGAGCCAGGCGTTCAGTCGCATCATCGATGGCGCGATGCGCGCGGGCGAAGTGGTCGACCGCATTCGCCGCCTCGTCCGAAATGCGCCGCCGTCGAAGGAGCCTGTCCTGTTGAACGAAGCGATCGAGGAAGTCATCGCCATGACGCGCACGCAGGCGCAGCGAGGCGGCGTTTCGGTCAGCGTGCGGCTGGCGGCGGACTTGCCGCGGGTTCGAGGCGACCGCGTGCAACTCCAGCAGGCCGTGCTGAACCTCATCGTCAACGCCATCGAGGCGATGGGCTCCATGGAGGACGGGCAGCGGGCGCTCGTCGTCAGCACGAAAAAGGACGCGTCGGGCGCGGCGGTCGTGACGGTCTCGGACTCGGGCCCCGGAATCGAGGCCGCTGAGCGCGACCGGCTGTTCGAGCCGTTTTTCACGACCAAGGCCACCGGCATGGGAATGGGGCTGGCCATCTGCCAGACCATCGTCGATGCCCACGCGGGATGGCTCCGAGCCGCTGCCAATACGCCGCGCGGCGCGATATTCGAGTTTGGCGTGCCCGGTGAGGCGGGTGCCGGCCACTGA